In the Flavobacterium pallidum genome, one interval contains:
- a CDS encoding helix-turn-helix domain-containing protein: protein MSIKSSCVFYFCFILVQFTFAQQKNRVSPITVLEKLNKTAEFYDGQVSAEHKIEALYKALLKASDNAKDYGNMPRGTVSIGKYYISISKPDRALKVIADDQKFETLGTGKKYAVISQLRRLEAWAYVQHNDYRQGLNRYLAALKISEQHRLPDEKATVLNNIAVLYISMYDPKNLPNTKKGLDYAAKAIEAIRKVKTDSVQQASDLSTAYINYGDLLNSYGTDSRQPKFQLQAVKVFEKAIALLDKIGDRPSQCQVYANLAYTYKNLNRKKDYYGCLLKSYAIMESESQGISTYVREGVHFALGEYYNDNGEFSKAVFHLKQAEYLLRIDKSKDFQITNLVLDLGQKVYKNLGDYKLAYQYQSDYRKLKDSLLNAETLQKFEEMEVKYQSERKGRQLKEADLQLENVRLTRNAVIAVAVLLALLLFLIYISYKSKNRALLFKKQAADTALQVAEIEIQANRQMLNQYTQSLVDKNHLIDMLERQLTESGRADDDALSKLSNSRILTQEDWSEYKRLFDKVYPGFFIKLRQKYGNLTEADERIMAFSKLNINLKEAANLLGISYESLKNSRYRLRKKMGVESDTDLRDISASL from the coding sequence ATGTCTATCAAATCCTCCTGTGTGTTTTATTTCTGCTTTATTCTCGTCCAGTTTACATTCGCGCAGCAGAAAAATCGCGTATCACCAATAACGGTGTTGGAGAAACTTAATAAAACTGCGGAATTTTATGATGGACAGGTTTCCGCGGAACATAAAATTGAAGCTTTGTATAAAGCCCTCTTGAAGGCGTCAGACAACGCAAAAGATTATGGTAATATGCCCCGTGGTACCGTGTCCATTGGCAAATATTACATAAGCATCTCAAAACCAGACCGTGCCCTGAAAGTCATTGCAGATGATCAAAAGTTTGAAACACTGGGCACCGGTAAAAAATACGCGGTGATCTCGCAGTTGCGCCGACTTGAGGCCTGGGCATATGTACAGCACAACGATTACCGGCAGGGACTGAACCGTTACCTCGCAGCGTTGAAGATTTCAGAACAACACCGGCTGCCTGATGAGAAGGCCACCGTGCTTAACAATATTGCGGTACTCTACATCAGTATGTACGACCCGAAGAATCTCCCCAACACTAAAAAAGGACTTGATTACGCCGCTAAGGCCATAGAAGCAATCCGGAAAGTCAAAACTGACAGCGTACAGCAAGCATCCGACCTTAGTACAGCCTACATCAATTATGGCGACCTGCTGAACAGCTACGGCACAGACTCACGGCAACCGAAATTCCAGCTCCAGGCCGTAAAGGTGTTCGAAAAAGCGATTGCCTTATTAGACAAAATAGGCGACCGGCCCTCTCAATGCCAGGTATATGCAAACCTGGCCTATACTTATAAAAACCTGAACCGAAAAAAAGACTATTACGGCTGCCTTCTTAAATCATATGCAATTATGGAATCTGAAAGCCAGGGGATTTCGACTTACGTCCGCGAAGGAGTACACTTTGCGTTGGGGGAATATTATAATGACAATGGCGAGTTTTCAAAGGCAGTTTTTCACTTAAAGCAGGCTGAATATCTTCTACGGATAGATAAATCAAAAGATTTCCAGATTACAAATCTGGTGCTGGACCTCGGGCAAAAAGTGTACAAAAATCTTGGGGATTACAAATTAGCATACCAATACCAAAGCGATTACAGGAAATTGAAGGATAGCCTGCTGAATGCCGAAACCTTACAGAAGTTCGAGGAAATGGAAGTCAAATACCAGTCGGAACGCAAAGGCAGGCAACTTAAAGAGGCCGATCTGCAGCTCGAGAACGTCCGCCTCACCCGAAATGCAGTAATTGCCGTAGCGGTATTGCTGGCACTCTTGTTGTTCCTGATTTACATTTCGTATAAGAGCAAGAACAGGGCGCTGCTTTTCAAAAAACAGGCTGCAGACACGGCTTTACAGGTTGCAGAAATCGAAATCCAGGCGAACAGGCAAATGCTCAACCAATATACACAAAGCCTCGTCGACAAAAACCACCTGATTGACATGCTCGAAAGACAGCTCACCGAATCCGGACGCGCAGATGACGACGCATTGAGTAAACTCTCCAACAGCAGGATCCTGACCCAGGAGGACTGGTCCGAATACAAACGCCTGTTTGATAAGGTATATCCGGGATTTTTTATAAAATTACGTCAGAAATACGGGAACCTGACCGAAGCCGACGAACGCATCATGGCGTTTAGCAAACTCAATATCAATCTCAAGGAAGCCGCCAACCTACTCGGCATTTCTTATGAGTCATTGAAAAACAGCCGCTACCGCCTGCGCAAGAAAATGGGCGTGGAAAGCGACACCGATTTACGCGACATCAGCGCTTCGCTTTAG
- a CDS encoding choice-of-anchor Q domain-containing protein encodes MANTLRFLCCFFFLSQAYAQNIRYVTQTGSGTMDGSSWSNAGNDLQLMIDALPSGGEVWVKAGNYVPTHNADTGAYLPGNRHDAFVLRNNVTLYGGFNGTETTLAERDPYNPANETVLDGDLDHDDTPFTNAFNVTGNAFHVVVAAGLTQAAMDGFTIARGYAISYGAISVSGYAIEGTNGGGIYAHSSTVTLRNIRFTTNSCVVLGGAIYGITSTIDALNCTFDRNFADDIGFAAAIAIVNYGSSVPGGAFTNCVFTRNSSNSYGSVLYCDSGSGASPVFNNCSFYGNGAEDYDICSYYGDGGGAPMEFNNCVMGIGPGSTVFTDSPGIVFRHVLMEYDPFPMHPSSYGNLFYSNPLFVDAPNGNLNLIEESLAVNSGSNALVPAGITTDVAGNNRIKGSSVDRGAFESSYGLLAQPDANGIVYVRQGGAGTKSGNSWANALPDLARAFVAAGRDTQITQIWVAGGTYKPKYRADNLSAADVNDRTNAFRMVPNVHVYGGFAGNETALSQRQLPPANASILSGDLSGNDTAGFGFRGDNAYHVVIAPTGTGTALLDGFTITGGNADFDEPEHVIGNTIAFEIDGTRYFRNTGGGILSRSGMPLRNIRFEENFALATGGACSYASPTTITASQFINNISNGGGAIYTTAAITVSHSLFNGNRSNTLGGALYVWSASGHFSNCIFTGNKSLLETGIIAQGHNPAQPPLVFVNCTIADNGSAVLSHTLFTNITPEFHNTILSAPPSPAPNTRLRDNLNGIVFNHVVSTYPINSNPANTNAFVVNDVRFADAAAGNYTPGQYSSALDAGDTSLASGITDDYAGNARVVYNAVDLGALESLEHALPQPNGAGVVFVNKNAAGNGKGDSWANAATDLSDALLAAKHHQGIRQVWVAAGSYVPTRHPVTDAHNPDSQANSFVLRPDVMLYGGFAGTEDAVDQRDLYDPARTTILEGDVLGDDTLQDGQNHSADNLQQVVVGSGNLGTAGLNGFTIANGIGPKGAAIGLQDTSITLKHLKLFKNTGNNGAGALYLRNAQVTAAYCIFTDNSGATAGGAVGFDFAGAAPGNSVPSTFDNCLFTRNRSGIFAGGLFGYFGQGPAPVFSNTTFYDNGVGAGSPVTAVYSENTQPMVFNNCLIIKNGQTGTFSNNAVALQYVLTNYSDMLQASGSTNVLVNEARFINAATGDFRLQPESVAVNAGSNTLIPSGITSDLQGKDRIVGGTVDLGAFESFTVPVTADANGIVYVTHEGAGDFSGNSWANAIPDLARAVRHAQVPGGISQIWVASGTYEPRFRADDLSSVPSDPNATFRLASNVRLFGGFVGNETSPAQRQRLPENETVLSGNNQVYHVVLATTGVTGAELDGFTIRGGNASLPEDNTAVPAQFLIDGLRYYRDSGAGLYSNGAVTLKHIIFSGNVANNAGGACFSSTPITGSDCTFTANYAQHGGAVAVSNANGTIIKSSTFHNNNAGQSGGAVQCANATATFVNCLFSHHGVLSQQGTVVNSTGSDVRFVNCTLVENGSADTPHTVTTGNGTVRFDNSIITAPGTGSPDSSIFGNANTAMFRNCLSSYSEFGNHPANMGNIITTDPHFTDAANGDYTLAFLSDGINRGEDAFVTGYANTDIVGNPRIQQGSTDMGAYESAFKTIARPDANGVVYVKKGASGHARGNSWAEAVPELADALFAAHYKPEIQQIWTAAGTYKPLYHAETLQNDNPTDRENAFVLLPDVKIYGHFAGTETAVSQRDLALAENTTVLSGDFAGNDDDMVDDSGYDWDKLAENAHHIVIATGAMGNAVLDGFTIRGGFTTGGTDLQLSGHTVAADKGAGLYLDATGMDLAHLKIAFNKAAQGGGMYVANASPYITATSFQYNEADQGAGTYTHNASPIVTSCAFFQNRAAVAGGGLFLHNGMPVMTNLTALRNYAADGLSGGIYNESATAAIRNSIIYNNNGGVYDNGTASAISYSFVQDRPGGSDGNLDGNSEFSSDLFPDEFLGDFTPRYPVFAGMGNPDYFNAGQQPELSAAITDLKGVARIQGLIDIGAVETALLPFPAADANGIVYVKPDGIGNGSSWNKATSDIQSAQYADGVQQIWVAGGTYTPQYDINELYTGTASGDPRERSFVLEANSQLYGGFAGHETTLAQRDLSLTQNASVLSGDFNHDDQPDGNTGISENAYHAVVSLGDAGSAQLNGFTIRGGNANGSGYLATPVNDIMMAQDSGAGLYVDSGSPIIINCIVANNHAQRGGGVFTQFSNTEITNSVVYGNHANQGAGFFNVEAQPLLNNVTIVSNTASTGGGIFNSMSNTVINNSLVWGNVPNGVANAGSAPVWTISLLQDYDVLSGWNAAFGTDGGNNVNGTPLFSNAAQADFRLLPGSQGVDAGNNDLYPVSSPLTDILGKKRIFGGTIDMGAYELQGAPACGPITTWNGVSWSNGIPTDGTKQVHIEGNFNSAVNGTIKACELIVYSGDVVVESGHTFDVVGGVFVDGGSLTFESGANLIQHDNIRNGGYITYKRDSNPLFYQDYTIWSSPTNGAQSLKEFSPQTVDERFYVYNTALNAYSNYTSASGVFGGMPQDMTFTPAKGYLIRMPDGLAPGQPTVFHGVFSGVPNNGEIAIPLGTAGNRYNAVGNPYPSPINIWDFIDYNSSQLDNGTLYFWRKTNDQSTTTYATVTKLAYNANAANGGNVAGDFNGPPSTWVINSGQGFFVKAAPVATALSFHNGMRRSASESPFFRDGDGDDGTGMSRYWLNISSDDGQFGQATIGYTGETTNGLDYGWDGRLLNDGAVSVYSFSGTTKLAIQARAGFELSDTVMVGFKTAAAGSYTIALDRTDGLFLNQNIYLKDNLMGVTHNLKNSGYDFTTPSGTFDNRFEIIYTSDTLGNEAPEAQSDDLVVYRKDGAVHLDSGLVSMSAISVYDLTGRLVYTKKQIGATQTRLDDMTLSGQMVLLKITTEDHKTYYKKIILP; translated from the coding sequence ATGGCAAATACATTACGTTTTTTATGCTGTTTCTTTTTCCTGTCACAGGCCTATGCCCAAAACATCCGTTACGTCACCCAAACCGGCAGCGGTACGATGGACGGCTCCTCCTGGAGCAATGCCGGTAACGACCTGCAACTGATGATAGACGCACTGCCGTCCGGCGGCGAAGTCTGGGTGAAGGCAGGCAATTACGTACCGACACACAATGCGGACACCGGCGCCTACCTGCCCGGCAACCGGCACGATGCGTTTGTTTTGCGCAACAATGTGACCCTTTATGGCGGCTTCAATGGGACCGAAACGACCCTCGCCGAGCGCGATCCTTACAATCCCGCCAATGAAACGGTGCTCGACGGGGACCTGGACCACGACGATACGCCATTCACGAACGCCTTCAACGTCACGGGCAATGCGTTCCACGTCGTAGTGGCCGCGGGACTGACACAGGCCGCGATGGACGGATTCACCATCGCCCGGGGATATGCCATAAGTTATGGCGCGATCTCCGTCTCAGGGTACGCAATCGAAGGAACGAACGGTGGGGGTATCTACGCCCACAGCAGTACGGTCACCTTAAGAAACATCCGATTTACAACGAACTCATGCGTCGTATTGGGCGGCGCGATATACGGGATAACGTCGACAATCGATGCCCTGAACTGTACGTTCGACCGCAATTTTGCCGATGATATAGGATTCGCAGCCGCCATCGCGATAGTCAATTACGGTTCGTCGGTGCCCGGCGGGGCGTTTACGAATTGCGTTTTTACGCGCAACAGTTCCAACTCTTATGGGAGTGTATTGTACTGCGATTCAGGTTCAGGCGCGTCACCGGTGTTCAACAACTGCAGCTTCTATGGCAACGGTGCTGAAGATTACGATATTTGCTCTTACTACGGCGACGGAGGCGGCGCACCCATGGAGTTCAATAATTGCGTAATGGGTATCGGCCCCGGATCAACCGTATTTACCGATTCCCCGGGGATCGTGTTCCGGCACGTGCTCATGGAGTACGATCCTTTCCCAATGCATCCTTCTTCCTATGGCAACCTGTTTTACTCGAACCCGCTGTTTGTCGATGCGCCGAACGGCAATCTGAATCTCATAGAGGAAAGCCTCGCGGTCAATTCGGGAAGTAATGCGCTCGTGCCCGCGGGCATCACCACCGATGTGGCCGGCAACAACAGGATCAAGGGCAGCAGTGTCGACCGCGGTGCCTTCGAAAGCAGCTACGGCCTGCTCGCCCAGCCTGATGCCAATGGGATCGTATATGTAAGACAGGGCGGCGCAGGGACCAAATCGGGCAACAGCTGGGCCAACGCGCTGCCCGACCTGGCCAGGGCGTTTGTGGCTGCCGGCCGTGATACACAGATTACGCAGATATGGGTGGCCGGCGGCACCTACAAGCCCAAATACCGGGCAGATAATCTCAGCGCGGCAGATGTGAACGACCGCACCAATGCGTTCAGGATGGTACCCAATGTACACGTTTACGGCGGTTTCGCCGGTAATGAGACGGCCTTGTCCCAACGGCAGTTGCCGCCCGCCAACGCAAGTATCCTCAGTGGCGACCTGTCCGGGAACGATACCGCAGGCTTCGGTTTCAGGGGTGATAATGCCTACCACGTGGTGATTGCCCCCACCGGTACTGGCACGGCACTGCTCGATGGCTTTACGATCACAGGAGGGAACGCAGATTTTGACGAACCCGAGCATGTCATTGGCAACACCATCGCTTTTGAAATCGACGGCACGCGCTATTTCAGGAACACCGGCGGCGGCATACTGTCGCGCTCAGGCATGCCGTTGCGCAACATCAGGTTTGAGGAGAATTTTGCGCTGGCGACCGGCGGTGCCTGCAGTTATGCCTCGCCAACCACCATCACCGCTTCGCAATTCATCAACAACATCTCCAACGGCGGTGGTGCGATATATACGACGGCAGCCATCACGGTGTCCCATTCACTGTTTAACGGCAACCGGTCCAATACGCTCGGCGGCGCGCTGTATGTGTGGTCGGCATCCGGCCATTTCTCCAATTGTATTTTCACGGGCAACAAAAGCCTGCTGGAAACAGGCATCATCGCACAGGGGCATAATCCTGCACAGCCGCCGCTGGTATTTGTAAATTGTACCATCGCCGATAATGGTTCGGCTGTGCTATCGCATACGCTGTTTACCAACATTACACCGGAGTTCCACAACACCATACTCTCAGCACCACCGTCACCCGCCCCGAATACACGGCTGCGCGACAACCTGAACGGGATTGTTTTCAACCATGTCGTTTCCACGTACCCGATTAACAGCAATCCTGCGAATACGAATGCGTTCGTGGTGAACGATGTGCGGTTTGCGGATGCCGCCGCGGGCAATTACACGCCGGGGCAGTACAGCAGCGCACTCGACGCGGGGGATACGTCCCTGGCTTCGGGAATAACGGATGACTATGCAGGCAACGCGCGTGTCGTGTACAATGCAGTGGACCTTGGTGCGCTCGAAAGCCTTGAACACGCGTTGCCACAGCCGAATGGCGCCGGCGTGGTGTTCGTCAACAAGAATGCGGCCGGAAATGGTAAGGGCGACAGCTGGGCGAATGCCGCTACCGATTTGTCTGATGCGCTGCTGGCTGCAAAACACCACCAGGGTATCCGGCAGGTCTGGGTTGCCGCCGGGTCTTATGTCCCGACGCGCCATCCCGTGACCGATGCCCATAACCCTGACAGCCAGGCCAATTCGTTTGTCCTGCGTCCTGATGTGATGCTGTACGGCGGTTTTGCGGGTACCGAAGATGCGGTGGACCAGCGTGACCTGTATGATCCTGCCCGTACCACCATACTCGAGGGTGATGTGCTTGGTGACGATACCTTACAGGACGGCCAGAACCATAGCGCGGACAACCTCCAGCAGGTCGTTGTCGGTTCCGGAAATCTGGGTACGGCGGGCCTCAACGGCTTTACGATTGCCAACGGCATCGGGCCAAAAGGTGCCGCAATAGGATTGCAGGATACCTCAATCACCCTTAAACACCTCAAACTTTTTAAAAATACCGGTAATAATGGTGCCGGCGCATTATACTTGCGAAATGCACAGGTTACCGCCGCGTATTGCATATTCACGGACAACAGTGGAGCCACAGCCGGTGGCGCTGTCGGATTCGATTTTGCCGGTGCCGCCCCGGGGAATTCCGTTCCAAGCACTTTTGACAACTGCCTGTTTACCCGAAACCGGTCAGGTATCTTTGCCGGAGGGCTTTTCGGTTATTTCGGCCAGGGCCCGGCACCGGTATTCAGCAACACTACGTTTTATGACAATGGCGTAGGTGCCGGGAGTCCGGTAACCGCCGTTTACTCGGAAAACACGCAGCCCATGGTCTTCAACAATTGCCTCATCATCAAAAACGGCCAGACCGGTACGTTTTCCAATAATGCTGTTGCCTTACAATACGTGCTGACGAACTACAGTGACATGCTGCAGGCTTCCGGAAGTACGAACGTACTGGTCAACGAGGCAAGGTTTATCAACGCCGCCACGGGTGATTTCAGGCTGCAACCCGAAAGCGTCGCCGTCAACGCAGGAAGCAACACGCTCATTCCGTCTGGCATTACCAGTGATTTGCAGGGAAAGGACAGGATTGTTGGCGGCACCGTCGACCTCGGCGCTTTCGAGAGTTTCACAGTACCTGTAACGGCCGATGCCAACGGTATTGTGTATGTAACGCACGAGGGCGCCGGGGATTTCAGCGGCAACAGCTGGGCCAATGCCATACCTGACCTCGCTCGGGCCGTGCGTCATGCTCAGGTACCGGGCGGGATATCGCAGATTTGGGTAGCATCCGGGACCTATGAGCCGCGTTTCAGGGCAGATGATCTCAGCAGCGTCCCTTCAGATCCCAACGCTACGTTCCGTTTGGCTTCGAATGTCAGGCTGTTTGGCGGCTTCGTGGGGAATGAAACGAGTCCGGCACAGCGGCAACGCCTTCCGGAAAATGAAACGGTATTGTCCGGAAACAATCAGGTATACCACGTCGTGCTCGCGACCACGGGGGTGACGGGCGCCGAACTGGACGGCTTTACCATCCGCGGCGGGAATGCCAGTCTGCCGGAAGACAACACAGCAGTTCCTGCACAATTCCTGATTGACGGGCTGCGCTATTACAGGGATTCCGGCGCCGGACTGTACAGCAACGGGGCGGTCACGTTAAAGCACATCATTTTTTCCGGCAATGTCGCCAACAATGCCGGCGGCGCTTGTTTTTCATCGACTCCGATAACCGGATCCGACTGCACTTTTACGGCTAATTACGCGCAACACGGTGGTGCGGTGGCAGTATCCAATGCGAACGGCACCATCATCAAAAGCAGTACATTCCATAACAACAATGCGGGCCAATCGGGCGGCGCGGTTCAATGCGCTAACGCTACAGCCACATTCGTCAATTGCCTTTTCAGCCATCACGGCGTGCTTTCGCAGCAGGGCACGGTGGTAAACAGCACGGGGTCGGACGTCCGTTTCGTCAATTGTACACTCGTGGAGAATGGATCGGCGGATACGCCACATACGGTAACCACGGGCAATGGTACTGTCCGCTTTGACAATTCGATTATCACGGCACCCGGGACAGGGTCGCCGGACAGCAGCATTTTCGGAAATGCGAATACAGCCATGTTCCGCAACTGCCTCAGCAGCTATAGCGAATTTGGGAACCATCCTGCCAATATGGGCAACATCATTACGACCGACCCGCATTTTACAGATGCCGCGAATGGTGATTATACGCTGGCATTTCTAAGTGATGGGATCAATCGCGGCGAGGATGCGTTTGTTACCGGTTATGCCAATACCGATATCGTCGGAAATCCGCGTATACAACAAGGCAGTACCGATATGGGTGCCTATGAAAGTGCGTTCAAAACCATCGCCAGGCCGGATGCCAATGGGGTCGTATATGTGAAGAAAGGCGCCTCAGGCCATGCCAGGGGCAACAGTTGGGCTGAGGCGGTGCCCGAACTGGCGGACGCGTTGTTTGCGGCACATTATAAACCTGAAATCCAACAGATTTGGACCGCTGCAGGCACTTATAAGCCGCTATATCATGCGGAAACCTTACAGAACGACAACCCAACAGACCGCGAAAACGCCTTTGTACTGCTTCCCGATGTAAAAATATACGGCCATTTTGCCGGAACGGAAACAGCGGTATCGCAACGTGATTTAGCCCTAGCCGAAAATACGACGGTACTGAGCGGCGACTTTGCCGGTAATGACGACGATATGGTGGATGATTCCGGGTACGACTGGGATAAACTGGCGGAGAATGCACATCACATCGTCATTGCGACCGGAGCTATGGGAAATGCCGTACTCGACGGTTTTACAATACGCGGCGGTTTTACGACCGGTGGCACCGACCTGCAGTTGAGCGGCCATACTGTGGCTGCAGATAAAGGCGCGGGGCTGTACCTCGACGCTACAGGAATGGATTTGGCCCACCTTAAGATTGCTTTCAACAAGGCGGCACAGGGCGGCGGGATGTATGTTGCCAATGCCTCACCCTACATTACCGCCACTTCTTTCCAATATAATGAAGCGGACCAGGGAGCAGGAACATACACGCACAATGCCTCACCCATAGTGACCAGCTGTGCCTTTTTCCAGAACCGCGCTGCGGTAGCCGGGGGCGGCCTGTTCCTCCACAACGGGATGCCGGTAATGACAAACCTGACTGCACTGCGCAACTATGCCGCCGATGGCCTTAGTGGCGGGATATACAATGAGTCGGCAACGGCAGCCATCAGGAACAGTATTATTTACAACAACAATGGCGGCGTGTACGATAACGGTACGGCTTCAGCCATAAGCTATAGCTTCGTACAGGATAGGCCGGGCGGTAGCGATGGCAATCTTGACGGGAATTCAGAATTCTCCTCTGACCTGTTTCCCGATGAATTCCTGGGAGATTTTACACCGCGCTATCCTGTATTCGCCGGGATGGGTAATCCGGACTATTTTAATGCCGGCCAGCAACCGGAGCTGTCTGCGGCCATTACCGACCTCAAAGGCGTGGCAAGAATACAGGGCCTGATTGATATCGGTGCCGTGGAGACTGCACTGCTTCCGTTTCCGGCCGCCGACGCGAATGGGATTGTCTATGTAAAACCGGATGGTATCGGCAACGGGTCGAGCTGGAACAAAGCGACCAGTGATATCCAGTCCGCACAATACGCCGATGGCGTGCAACAGATTTGGGTAGCCGGAGGTACCTATACGCCACAGTATGACATCAACGAACTCTATACGGGAACGGCGTCGGGAGACCCTCGTGAAAGATCATTTGTGTTGGAAGCAAATTCACAACTCTACGGCGGGTTTGCCGGACACGAAACGACATTGGCACAGCGCGACCTGAGCCTGACACAGAACGCTTCGGTACTCAGCGGTGACTTCAATCATGACGACCAGCCGGACGGCAATACAGGAATTTCGGAAAATGCGTATCATGCCGTAGTGAGCTTGGGCGATGCCGGCAGCGCGCAATTGAACGGTTTTACGATCCGCGGCGGTAATGCCAACGGTTCAGGTTATCTGGCTACACCGGTCAATGACATTATGATGGCGCAGGATTCCGGTGCGGGATTGTATGTGGATTCCGGTTCGCCAATCATTATCAATTGTATCGTCGCGAACAACCATGCGCAGCGCGGCGGCGGGGTATTCACGCAATTCAGCAATACCGAAATCACGAACAGTGTCGTTTACGGAAATCACGCGAACCAGGGGGCAGGCTTTTTCAACGTCGAGGCACAGCCGTTGCTCAACAATGTCACGATCGTTTCAAATACCGCTTCAACCGGCGGGGGCATCTTTAATTCGATGTCAAATACCGTAATCAACAACTCGCTTGTATGGGGCAACGTGCCAAACGGGGTGGCTAACGCCGGCAGCGCGCCGGTATGGACAATCAGCCTGCTGCAGGATTATGATGTCCTTTCGGGCTGGAATGCCGCTTTTGGCACCGATGGCGGTAATAACGTAAACGGCACGCCCTTGTTCAGCAATGCTGCACAGGCTGATTTCAGGCTGCTGCCGGGCAGTCAGGGTGTCGATGCAGGCAACAATGACCTTTACCCGGTCAGCAGTCCGTTGACGGACATATTGGGTAAGAAGCGCATTTTCGGAGGGACCATCGATATGGGCGCCTACGAACTGCAGGGCGCCCCTGCCTGTGGCCCGATTACCACCTGGAACGGCGTTTCGTGGAGCAATGGTATCCCGACAGACGGCACCAAACAGGTTCACATTGAAGGCAATTTTAACTCCGCCGTCAATGGCACTATCAAAGCCTGTGAATTAATCGTGTACAGCGGTGATGTGGTGGTTGAAAGCGGTCATACTTTTGACGTGGTGGGCGGCGTGTTCGTTGATGGCGGCAGCCTTACGTTCGAAAGTGGGGCAAACCTGATACAGCATGACAACATCCGCAACGGTGGTTACATCACCTACAAGCGCGACAGCAATCCGCTGTTTTACCAGGACTATACGATCTGGTCATCACCTACGAACGGGGCACAGTCACTTAAAGAGTTTTCACCGCAGACCGTGGACGAGCGTTTCTATGTTTACAATACCGCGCTGAACGCCTACAGCAATTATACAAGCGCCTCGGGGGTTTTTGGCGGTATGCCGCAGGATATGACCTTCACCCCTGCAAAAGGCTACCTGATCCGGATGCCGGATGGGCTGGCGCCCGGCCAGCCAACGGTGTTCCATGGTGTATTCAGCGGCGTGCCAAACAACGGCGAAATCGCCATTCCACTCGGAACAGCAGGGAACCGTTACAACGCGGTGGGGAACCCTTATCCCTCACCGATAAACATCTGGGATTTTATTGACTACAACAGCAGTCAACTCGATAATGGTACGCTCTATTTCTGGCGCAAAACCAATGACCAGTCCACGACAACATATGCTACGGTAACCAAGTTGGCGTACAATGCGAATGCTGCCAATGGCGGGAATGTGGCCGGCGACTTCAACGGGCCGCCATCAACCTGGGTGATTAATTCGGGCCAGGGCTTTTTTGTCAAGGCCGCACCGGTTGCTACGGCATTGTCATTTCACAACGGGATGCGAAGGTCCGCAAGCGAAAGCCCTTTTTTCAGGGATGGTGACGGGGATGATGGAACGGGGATGTCGCGTTACTGGCTCAACATCAGCAGCGACGACGGGCAGTTCGGGCAGGCAACTATCGGGTACACGGGAGAAACGACTAACGGCCTTGATTATGGATGGGACGGCAGGCTCTTAAATGACGGCGCAGTTTCGGTATATTCCTTTTCAGGCACGACGAAACTCGCGATACAGGCAAGGGCTGGGTTTGAGTTATCCGATACGGTAATGGTGGGCTTTAAGACTGCGGCGGCAGGAAGTTATACCATAGCGCTGGACCGTACCGATGGGCTTTTCCTTAATCAGAATATTTACCTTAAGGACAATCTTATGGGTGTGACGCACAACCTGAAAAATTCAGGATATGATTTTACGACCCCATCAGGGACGTTTGACAACCGATTTGAAATCATCTATACTTCCGATACTTTAGGCAACGAGGCGCCGGAAGCCCAAAGCGATGATTTGGTAGTGTATCGGAAAGATGGTGCCGTACATTTGGATAGTGGTTTGGTGTCCATGAGTGCCATCAGCGTTTACGACCTGACAGGCAGGCTTGTTTACACTAAAAAACAGATTGGTGCAACACAGACAAGGTTGGACGACATGACCCTTTCTGGACAAATGGTGCTGTTAAAAATAACCACCGAAGACCATAAAACATACTATAAGAAAATCATTCTGCCATGA
- a CDS encoding nuclear transport factor 2 family protein gives MKKLFLLLILFSTYANAQTDSKKTEIDLLLNNWHKAAAEANFNNYFSVLSKDAMFIGTDPGENWTKDAFITFAKPYFDKGKAWDFKPLERHIYFSEDGKLAWFDELLDTWMKICRGSGVLKNENGKWKIVQYVLSMTVPNDNTDEVIKAKAAYEDRFIEQMKKK, from the coding sequence ATGAAAAAATTATTTTTACTTCTGATTTTATTTTCGACCTATGCCAACGCGCAAACCGACAGCAAAAAAACCGAAATAGACCTATTGCTCAACAATTGGCATAAAGCTGCTGCCGAAGCCAATTTCAACAATTATTTTTCGGTGCTTTCAAAGGATGCAATGTTTATTGGAACTGATCCTGGCGAGAACTGGACCAAGGATGCTTTCATCACTTTTGCAAAGCCGTATTTTGATAAAGGGAAAGCCTGGGACTTTAAGCCTTTGGAACGCCATATTTATTTTAGTGAAGATGGAAAGTTGGCGTGGTTTGACGAACTGCTCGATACCTGGATGAAGATTTGCCGCGGTTCAGGCGTGTTGAAAAACGAAAACGGAAAATGGAAAATTGTCCAATATGTACTTTCCATGACCGTTCCAAATGACAATACCGATGAGGTGATAAAGGCCAAGGCAGCTTATGAAGACCGTTTTATTGAACAGATGAAAAAGAAATGA